The following proteins come from a genomic window of Candidatus Bathyarchaeia archaeon:
- a CDS encoding NifU family protein, translating to MKAEVEKVIKEIQLSLRADGGDIELVDVTEDGIVKVKLKGACAGCPFSMMTLQFGVERYLKARVPQVRKVVVV from the coding sequence TTGAAGGCTGAAGTTGAAAAAGTGATAAAAGAGATTCAGCTGAGCCTAAGGGCTGATGGGGGAGACATAGAACTAGTCGACGTAACCGAGGACGGAATAGTGAAAGTCAAGCTTAAAGGAGCATGCGCAGGCTGCCCATTCTCAATGATGACCCTACAGTTCGGCGTGGAAAGATACTTAAAGGCGAGGGTTCCGCAGGTAAGAAAGGTTGTAGTTGTGTAG
- the dapF gene encoding diaminopimelate epimerase, translating to MVFWKMHSLGNDYILVDNRGGWLREEKLSQLAQKLCRRRFSVGADGLLLVCGSTVADVKMRIFNADGSEAEMCGNGIRCLAKYCYENRIVGRSEMRIETLAGVKTVWLDVAEGRVKSVTVDMGSPIFRREHIPVAGEGEFIDEELKVNDKVFRATCLSVGNPHCVIFVEDVDGFPVERYGPIIEKSPLFPKRINVEFVQVIRRDLIKVRVWERGVGETFACGTGACASVVAGNMLGKVDNECAVRLLGGELKVKYSDGRIFMSGPAETVYKGIIDLEGLI from the coding sequence CTGGTTTTCTGGAAGATGCATAGCTTGGGAAACGACTATATTTTAGTTGATAATAGGGGCGGCTGGCTGCGTGAAGAAAAGCTCAGCCAGCTGGCCCAAAAGCTCTGCAGGAGGAGGTTTTCTGTTGGGGCTGACGGGCTGCTCCTCGTATGCGGCTCCACCGTAGCCGACGTTAAGATGAGGATATTTAACGCTGATGGAAGCGAAGCCGAGATGTGTGGGAATGGAATAAGGTGCCTAGCAAAATATTGTTATGAGAACCGTATAGTCGGCAGAAGCGAGATGAGGATTGAAACTCTAGCAGGTGTGAAGACGGTTTGGCTTGATGTGGCTGAGGGCAGGGTTAAATCTGTAACAGTGGATATGGGTAGCCCAATATTTAGAAGGGAGCATATACCGGTCGCTGGCGAGGGAGAATTTATAGACGAGGAGCTTAAGGTTAACGATAAGGTTTTTAGGGCAACATGCCTATCGGTTGGCAACCCACACTGTGTAATCTTCGTTGAGGATGTGGATGGCTTCCCGGTTGAGCGCTACGGACCCATAATAGAGAAGAGCCCGCTCTTCCCCAAGAGGATAAATGTTGAGTTTGTCCAAGTGATTAGGCGGGATTTAATTAAGGTGAGGGTTTGGGAGAGGGGTGTCGGCGAGACCTTTGCATGCGGCACTGGCGCATGCGCAAGCGTTGTCGCCGGAAACATGCTTGGTAAAGTGGATAACGAGTGTGCGGTTCGGCTTTTAGGCGGTGAGCTCAAGGTAAAGTATAGTGACGGTAGGATTTTTATGTCTGGTCCTGCTGAAACAGTTTATAAAGGTATTATTGATTTGGAGGGATTAATTTGA
- a CDS encoding LL-diaminopimelate aminotransferase, with product MRFQLAERVKKLPPYLFAELEKIINEKRQQGVDLISLSIGDPDLPPPPFVLEALKEESSNPKNHNYSFSQGEPYFREAVAEWYKKRFGVDLDPRREVIALIGSKEGIANFSRAFVNPGDRVLVPDPAYPVYANGSTLLSDGVPVLMPLLEENDFKPDVESLDLSGIKMIFLNYPNNPTASVVTKDYLKAIIDLAREKNVIVCYDNAYSEITFDGYRAPSILEVEGAIDVAIEFHSCSKTFNMTGDRIGFAVGNNELIDGLVKVKSQIDSGPPVYIQKVAAKALQSYVNGEPPEYLRWVNRVYAERRDVLLKGLKAAGLEAKKPLATFYVWARCGGSSMEFASKLLDAGVIVTPGVGFGKYGEGYIRFSITQPKERIKEACERMMRALL from the coding sequence TTGAGGTTTCAGTTGGCTGAGAGGGTTAAAAAGCTTCCGCCATATCTCTTCGCTGAGCTGGAGAAGATTATAAATGAGAAGCGGCAGCAGGGAGTCGACCTAATATCGTTAAGTATCGGTGACCCAGATCTCCCGCCGCCGCCATTCGTTTTAGAGGCTCTTAAAGAGGAGAGCTCTAACCCTAAGAACCATAATTACTCGTTTAGTCAGGGCGAACCGTATTTCAGGGAGGCTGTTGCAGAATGGTATAAGAAGCGGTTCGGGGTAGACTTGGATCCTAGGAGGGAGGTTATAGCGCTTATCGGCTCTAAGGAGGGCATAGCGAACTTTTCCAGAGCCTTTGTTAATCCCGGCGACAGGGTTCTCGTTCCAGATCCAGCTTACCCGGTTTACGCTAACGGCAGCACATTATTGAGCGATGGGGTACCTGTCCTCATGCCCCTACTTGAGGAAAATGACTTTAAACCGGATGTAGAGTCGCTGGATCTCAGCGGCATTAAAATGATTTTTCTCAATTATCCAAACAATCCGACGGCGAGCGTCGTAACTAAAGATTATCTTAAAGCGATTATAGACTTAGCCCGCGAGAAGAACGTTATAGTCTGCTACGATAACGCTTACTCCGAGATAACCTTCGACGGCTATAGGGCGCCGAGCATACTTGAGGTTGAAGGCGCCATAGATGTCGCCATAGAGTTCCATTCATGCTCGAAAACATTCAATATGACCGGCGATAGGATAGGGTTCGCTGTTGGAAACAATGAGCTTATAGATGGCTTGGTGAAAGTCAAGTCTCAGATAGATTCAGGCCCACCAGTCTACATACAGAAGGTCGCGGCTAAGGCTCTACAGAGCTATGTTAACGGTGAGCCGCCCGAATACTTGAGGTGGGTGAACAGGGTTTACGCCGAGAGAAGGGATGTGCTGCTTAAGGGGTTAAAGGCTGCTGGGCTTGAAGCCAAGAAGCCGCTGGCAACATTCTACGTTTGGGCTAGGTGCGGTGGAAGTTCCATGGAGTTTGCGTCAAAGCTCCTAGATGCGGGCGTAATAGTTACTCCAGGAGTAGGTTTCGGGAAATACGGGGAGGGATACATAAGGTTCTCGATAACGCAGCCTAAGGAGCGCATAAAAGAGGCATGTGAAAGAATGATGAGGGCGCTTCTATAA
- a CDS encoding M55 family metallopeptidase produces the protein MKIFIMTDLEGASGVAGQWSDIDFGGKDYEAARRLLTGDVNAAIEGAFEAGASEVVVLDGHGAALTILIEDLDPRAQLIRGRRILELEGLNDSFDLMFAVGAHSMAGTPDGLLTHTLSHTAIDNIWLNGVLVGEIGLWAALAGDHDVPLGFVAGDYAAVREAESLLKNVCTVTVKWATSRFAARCLHPKVSQRLIKEAAAAAVRRAGEFKPFKPERPIELKVEFHDSERAERLSHRRGVTRLDGRTVSAKGMTMHEVYLLLLG, from the coding sequence ATGAAAATATTTATTATGACGGATCTTGAGGGGGCTTCAGGAGTAGCTGGACAATGGTCGGATATAGATTTCGGCGGCAAGGATTATGAGGCTGCTAGGAGGCTTTTAACAGGTGATGTTAACGCGGCCATCGAGGGAGCGTTTGAGGCTGGGGCTAGCGAGGTGGTTGTTTTAGATGGCCATGGAGCCGCGCTGACGATCCTCATAGAGGATCTGGATCCGAGGGCTCAGCTGATAAGGGGCCGGAGGATTCTTGAGCTTGAGGGCTTAAACGATAGCTTCGATTTAATGTTTGCGGTGGGCGCCCACTCTATGGCTGGAACCCCAGACGGCCTTTTAACGCATACGTTATCCCACACGGCCATAGATAATATCTGGCTTAACGGCGTCTTGGTTGGGGAGATAGGGCTGTGGGCGGCTCTTGCCGGAGACCATGATGTCCCCTTAGGCTTTGTGGCAGGCGACTATGCGGCTGTGCGTGAAGCCGAAAGTCTCTTAAAGAATGTATGCACGGTCACCGTTAAGTGGGCTACAAGCAGGTTCGCGGCAAGATGCCTGCATCCAAAAGTCTCTCAGAGACTGATTAAGGAGGCTGCGGCCGCAGCGGTTAGAAGGGCTGGAGAGTTTAAGCCATTTAAGCCTGAGAGACCGATTGAGCTGAAGGTTGAATTTCACGATAGCGAGAGAGCTGAGAGGCTATCCCATAGAAGAGGGGTTACTAGGCTGGATGGGAGGACGGTTTCAGCTAAAGGCATGACCATGCATGAGGTCTACTTGCTGCTATTGGGCTAA
- a CDS encoding winged helix-turn-helix domain-containing protein: MIQSLLHVRVTGRGRPRHPRRSRLEICAQIMKILQFNYLSLNEVAFYAGLNYRAAKRYIDFLVERNLVSAMIRDGKTYYIASPKGKRFIKHFEEIRRLIEG; the protein is encoded by the coding sequence TTGATTCAGAGCCTTCTTCATGTAAGGGTTACTGGACGTGGTAGGCCGAGACACCCTAGGAGGTCGAGGTTAGAGATATGTGCGCAGATAATGAAGATCCTTCAATTTAACTATCTTAGCCTTAACGAAGTAGCCTTTTACGCTGGGCTGAACTATAGAGCGGCTAAAAGATACATCGATTTCCTAGTGGAGAGGAATCTTGTTAGCGCCATGATTAGGGATGGAAAAACATATTATATAGCGTCGCCTAAAGGAAAGCGTTTCATAAAACATTTTGAAGAGATAAGGAGATTGATTGAAGGGTAG
- a CDS encoding CopG family transcriptional regulator, whose protein sequence is MSKYVTISVKIPRELKEKLEKLGIKPSKLLKNAIIEELRRREIEELKKSIEEVKPILNRISAEYVVESIREDRERR, encoded by the coding sequence ATGAGTAAGTATGTAACTATCTCCGTGAAAATCCCACGTGAACTCAAAGAGAAACTTGAAAAACTCGGCATAAAACCATCAAAACTCCTTAAAAACGCTATAATTGAGGAGTTAAGGAGAAGGGAAATAGAGGAATTAAAGAAGAGTATAGAGGAGGTTAAACCAATCCTGAACAGAATATCTGCAGAATATGTTGTTGAATCCATTAGGGAGGATAGGGAGCGTAGATGA
- a CDS encoding type II toxin-antitoxin system VapC family toxin: MKYVFDSSSIFEAIIEDKISVLAGNYTLDLARYELGNLIWKRRALVRDLKEDEYRRLMEIVKRTLNLMEVLNINCCEASVAELAGNLNLTFYDASYIFLAKSRGVSLVTEDKNIRSRAGNYVKVLTVKDL, from the coding sequence ATGAAGTATGTTTTCGACTCCTCATCCATCTTCGAAGCCATAATTGAGGATAAAATATCGGTTCTCGCGGGGAATTATACGCTGGATCTAGCCAGATACGAGCTTGGAAACTTGATTTGGAAGAGGAGAGCGCTCGTAAGAGACTTGAAAGAGGACGAGTATAGGCGGCTTATGGAGATCGTAAAGAGAACCCTGAACCTTATGGAAGTACTTAACATAAACTGTTGCGAAGCCAGCGTAGCAGAACTAGCTGGGAACCTAAATTTAACATTCTATGATGCATCCTACATTTTCCTAGCCAAAAGCAGGGGAGTATCGCTCGTGACAGAAGACAAAAACATTAGAAGTAGAGCTGGAAACTACGTAAAAGTCCTCACGGTAAAAGACCTATAA
- the feoB gene encoding ferrous iron transport protein B, with protein sequence MVERRLRIALAGNANVGKSVIFNYLTGLHQHIGNWPGKTVERAEGTLHFKGYTIDIIDLPGIYSISAYSIEEQVTREYIIHEQPDAVINVVDASILERNLYFTLQLMEMEAPMVLALNQMDVAKRKGIEIDVEKLEKILGVPVIPTIAIKGVGVFKLLEKAIEVAEKGGSTKAAIVPFGREVEERIIALTKMIEGLGCRYPPRYVAIRLLEGDEELEREVAKLSPNVVKAAKRFSREIEEIHGHVCSTVIAAERHEAAGRITREVQRIVPPIKPRLEERLHSFTTHRVAGYIIMIFLLLSIFYVVFMVGGYISDLLNSLFYSVEDLLYNFLGAGAFGMLTWSVVEGVIAGVTIALPYIAPFYIILYLLEDSGYLSRVAFLMDSIMHKMGLHGKAFIPLILGYGCNVPACLGCRIMETQRERLLAVFVTTLVPCAARTVIILGLVGKYLGVEWALALYALNLSVIFALGRIAFKALPGEPTALIMEIHDYRLPHLKTVLKQTWFRLLEFVKIAFPLIVFGSFTIKIIEVFGLLEPIALALSPITVLWLGLPAVTGIALIFGVLRKELTLIMLATLLGTTDFADVPGFGPIQMIVFAIVAMFYVPCISTIAALIKEIGWRKALLITVFEIAFAVAVGGIAYRLLAALWPTGHPLKELHPGIIGLLP encoded by the coding sequence ATGGTTGAGAGAAGGCTTCGCATAGCTTTGGCTGGGAACGCTAATGTTGGGAAATCCGTGATATTCAATTATCTAACGGGCTTACATCAGCATATCGGCAACTGGCCTGGAAAAACCGTGGAGAGGGCTGAGGGAACCCTGCACTTCAAAGGTTACACGATAGATATTATTGATCTGCCCGGCATATATTCTATCTCAGCTTATTCTATTGAGGAGCAGGTTACAAGAGAATATATTATCCATGAGCAGCCGGACGCCGTGATAAACGTTGTAGATGCCTCTATTCTTGAGCGAAACCTGTATTTTACGTTGCAGCTCATGGAAATGGAGGCGCCGATGGTTTTAGCCTTAAATCAGATGGATGTGGCTAAGAGGAAGGGCATCGAGATTGATGTGGAGAAACTGGAGAAGATCCTAGGCGTCCCCGTTATCCCAACTATAGCGATAAAAGGGGTCGGCGTCTTCAAGCTGCTGGAGAAAGCTATTGAAGTTGCGGAGAAAGGAGGTTCTACGAAAGCCGCTATAGTGCCTTTCGGCAGGGAGGTTGAGGAGAGAATAATTGCGCTGACAAAAATGATTGAGGGGCTCGGCTGCCGCTACCCGCCGAGGTACGTGGCGATTAGGCTGCTTGAGGGGGATGAAGAGCTAGAGAGGGAAGTAGCGAAGTTAAGCCCAAACGTGGTTAAAGCGGCAAAAAGATTTTCGAGGGAGATTGAGGAGATTCATGGTCATGTTTGCTCAACCGTGATAGCGGCTGAGCGGCATGAGGCTGCTGGCCGCATAACTAGGGAAGTGCAGAGAATTGTCCCCCCAATAAAACCGAGGCTTGAAGAGCGTCTACATAGCTTCACAACCCATAGGGTTGCCGGATACATCATAATGATATTTTTACTCCTATCGATTTTCTACGTGGTTTTCATGGTTGGCGGATACATTTCAGACCTTCTAAATAGCCTATTTTACAGCGTGGAAGATCTTCTCTACAATTTTCTTGGCGCCGGAGCCTTTGGGATGTTGACATGGAGCGTTGTGGAGGGGGTTATTGCAGGCGTCACGATAGCGCTACCATACATCGCCCCATTTTACATAATCCTTTATCTCCTAGAAGATTCGGGTTACCTGAGTAGGGTTGCTTTCCTAATGGATAGCATCATGCATAAGATGGGGCTTCACGGGAAGGCTTTCATACCCTTAATACTCGGCTACGGGTGTAATGTTCCAGCCTGCTTGGGATGCAGGATAATGGAGACTCAGCGGGAGAGGCTGCTAGCCGTTTTCGTCACAACCCTTGTGCCCTGCGCAGCCCGCACCGTGATAATACTCGGCTTAGTTGGGAAGTATTTGGGCGTTGAATGGGCTCTGGCGCTATACGCCCTCAACCTATCCGTAATATTTGCTCTAGGTAGAATAGCATTCAAGGCTTTGCCCGGCGAGCCCACAGCCCTAATCATGGAGATACATGACTATAGGCTTCCACACTTAAAAACAGTTTTAAAGCAAACATGGTTCAGGCTGCTCGAATTCGTAAAGATAGCTTTTCCACTGATAGTTTTCGGAAGCTTCACGATTAAAATTATAGAGGTTTTCGGCTTGCTTGAGCCGATAGCGCTTGCCCTAAGCCCCATAACGGTCTTATGGCTGGGGCTTCCAGCAGTCACGGGGATAGCGCTCATATTTGGGGTTCTAAGAAAAGAGCTCACGCTCATAATGCTTGCAACCCTCTTAGGGACAACGGACTTCGCGGACGTTCCGGGATTTGGCCCAATCCAGATGATTGTCTTCGCAATAGTCGCCATGTTTTATGTACCGTGCATATCGACTATAGCCGCCCTCATAAAGGAGATTGGTTGGAGAAAAGCTCTTCTCATAACCGTCTTCGAAATAGCTTTCGCGGTAGCGGTCGGCGGAATAGCCTACAGGTTGCTAGCCGCGCTGTGGCCGACCGGACACCCTCTAAAAGAACTTCATCCGGGGATTATAGGTCTTTTACCGTGA
- a CDS encoding FeoA family protein produces MGKVVIPLTALRNGETATVISIDGGPGRGRRRGGWGFERRLTDMGLTPGTKVTVVKSAPLHGPIEVIVRGSRLALGRGIAERILVEVERDG; encoded by the coding sequence ATGGGTAAGGTCGTGATCCCGCTAACAGCATTAAGGAATGGTGAAACAGCGACAGTAATCTCTATAGATGGCGGGCCCGGAAGGGGGAGAAGGCGCGGGGGATGGGGCTTCGAGAGGAGGCTTACAGACATGGGTTTAACTCCGGGAACTAAGGTCACGGTTGTAAAGTCGGCGCCGCTCCACGGCCCCATTGAGGTTATTGTGAGGGGTTCTAGGCTCGCGTTAGGTAGAGGAATAGCAGAGAGAATACTCGTTGAGGTTGAAAGGGATGGTTGA
- a CDS encoding metal-dependent transcriptional regulator: protein MSFTMEEVTPAVEEYLECIYRLEEKFGVAKTKDIVKMMGVTPGTVTNTVEWLEKNGLVTHQPYRGVKLTSRGRMIAIQVLRKHRLAERLLVDILRVEWEKAHDLACRLEHGLTEEVVKSLEKALKNPKTCPHGNPIPTECGALIEEEAIPLTDLDVGSEGTIARIVEENEDLLRYLSGLGAFPGVFVRVLGKNPLDGSLTIMVGENLNVLSSKIASVIRIRRLVEDGAFYG from the coding sequence ATGTCCTTCACGATGGAAGAAGTTACCCCGGCGGTTGAGGAATATCTTGAGTGCATCTACAGGCTTGAGGAAAAATTCGGTGTGGCTAAGACTAAGGATATCGTTAAGATGATGGGTGTAACCCCCGGCACAGTTACAAACACTGTTGAGTGGCTTGAGAAAAACGGCTTAGTTACCCATCAACCTTACCGAGGCGTTAAGCTGACGAGCAGAGGGCGAATGATAGCCATTCAAGTTTTAAGGAAGCATAGGCTTGCGGAACGCTTGCTCGTAGATATTCTCCGCGTGGAGTGGGAGAAGGCCCATGATCTTGCCTGCAGGCTTGAGCACGGCTTAACTGAAGAGGTAGTTAAGTCATTGGAGAAGGCTCTGAAAAACCCGAAAACATGCCCTCATGGAAACCCTATTCCGACAGAGTGCGGCGCTTTAATCGAGGAGGAAGCCATCCCCTTAACGGATCTCGACGTCGGCTCTGAGGGCACCATCGCAAGGATAGTGGAGGAGAACGAAGACCTACTTCGATATCTAAGTGGGCTGGGAGCTTTCCCAGGGGTTTTCGTGAGGGTTTTAGGTAAAAACCCCTTAGATGGCTCGCTTACAATAATGGTTGGGGAGAACCTCAATGTTTTGAGCTCGAAGATAGCGTCCGTTATACGCATCAGAAGGCTTGTTGAGGATGGTGCATTTTATGGGTAA
- a CDS encoding uroporphyrinogen decarboxylase family protein has translation MGEEHVYQERLKRYLTAMRNEMPDRIPIRPFVAEFTAKYAGYTCQEVTHDYRRAFDAVIKCARDFDWDAMVPNMVYVWTGLTQALGLKYYAVPGIDIPPDKPFQYLEPPENMAFMKPDEYDMLIDDPTSFLYNVWLPRVSGEIGLGEPLSYRGKLALVKGAMAMSNYFNALGSQVERMRKETGTASAIAGILKAPLDIIADKLRGYIGLVKDLHRRPEKVLEACEALAPHLAKVALMTADPERKVPVGFWMHRSYVPFISMEHFKRIHWPTLKPIIEELWKNGHQTLFYAEGDWTPHLDSFAELPEGSIIFHVDRTDMFEARKKLKARFCLSGGIPNWLLALGSPEEVRHYCKKVIDVLAPDGGYIMDASAIIQGDAKIENVKAMTDFTRAYGGYPLKQKLSVERNDPAEKMYEGETAASPQKSNTRPGICIPWEEKRKELPQISGDERIFREIWEEIESFGYLFIWQILLSF, from the coding sequence ATGGGCGAGGAGCATGTTTATCAGGAGCGGTTGAAGCGTTACTTAACCGCTATGCGGAATGAGATGCCTGATCGCATCCCGATCCGACCATTTGTCGCCGAATTCACCGCCAAGTACGCTGGTTACACGTGTCAAGAGGTTACGCACGACTATAGGAGAGCTTTTGACGCTGTAATTAAATGTGCTAGGGACTTTGATTGGGATGCTATGGTGCCTAACATGGTTTATGTTTGGACAGGGCTCACGCAGGCCCTTGGCTTAAAATATTATGCTGTGCCCGGCATAGATATCCCTCCGGATAAGCCATTCCAGTATCTTGAACCCCCGGAAAATATGGCTTTCATGAAACCCGATGAATATGACATGCTTATAGATGACCCAACATCATTCCTGTATAATGTTTGGCTTCCGCGAGTTTCAGGCGAGATAGGGCTTGGCGAGCCCCTCTCATATAGGGGTAAGCTCGCTTTAGTGAAGGGCGCCATGGCTATGAGCAACTATTTTAATGCTCTGGGATCGCAGGTGGAGAGAATGCGGAAGGAAACTGGAACAGCGTCGGCTATAGCTGGGATTCTTAAGGCCCCGCTCGATATAATTGCCGATAAGCTGCGCGGATACATCGGGTTAGTTAAGGATTTACATAGGCGGCCTGAAAAGGTGCTTGAGGCCTGTGAAGCCCTCGCTCCACATCTGGCGAAGGTTGCGCTTATGACAGCGGATCCGGAAAGGAAGGTGCCGGTAGGCTTCTGGATGCATAGGAGCTACGTGCCATTCATAAGCATGGAGCACTTTAAGAGGATTCATTGGCCCACCTTGAAACCTATAATTGAAGAGCTCTGGAAGAACGGTCATCAAACGCTCTTTTACGCTGAAGGAGACTGGACTCCCCATCTGGATAGCTTCGCTGAGCTACCGGAGGGAAGCATAATATTTCACGTAGATAGAACCGACATGTTTGAGGCGCGCAAAAAACTGAAAGCCAGATTCTGCTTAAGCGGCGGAATACCTAACTGGCTGCTTGCTCTTGGAAGCCCTGAGGAAGTACGCCATTACTGCAAGAAGGTGATCGACGTTTTAGCCCCGGATGGAGGATATATTATGGATGCTTCAGCCATAATTCAGGGCGACGCTAAGATTGAAAATGTTAAAGCTATGACGGATTTCACGCGTGCATATGGCGGATATCCCCTAAAACAGAAACTAAGCGTAGAGCGAAATGACCCCGCTGAGAAAATGTATGAAGGCGAAACAGCGGCTTCTCCGCAGAAATCGAATACCAGGCCGGGCATATGTATCCCTTGGGAAGAGAAGCGGAAGGAGCTGCCTCAGATCTCCGGTGATGAGAGGATCTTCAGGGAGATCTGGGAGGAAATTGAGTCCTTTGGCTACCTATTCATTTGGCAGATTTTACTATCCTTCTAG
- a CDS encoding ABC transporter ATP-binding protein — MSDSPLLKVNDLRMYYSVEGGWVKAVDGLILDVYKNECVGVVGESGCGKSSLALTIIRVLPANSRIFSGEILFEGENILGLSEEDFRKRIRWKKISIVFQGAMNSLNPVITIGDQIVETILAHENVSKKEAWERAENLLRLVGIDPKRAKSYPFEFSGGMKQRAMIAMALALNPSLLIADEMTTALDVIIQAQIINLVADLRRRLNLSSIIISHDIPLVFSSSDRIFVMYAGKIVEYGSTEEIYYSPMHPYTFLLLDSVPDIRGKRRTLGFIEGAPPNLLDPPTGCRFHPRCPFAVDICRKEEPEMSAVSSSHHVACHRLEEITLKRALKWAS; from the coding sequence ATGTCTGACTCCCCCCTCCTAAAGGTTAATGATTTAAGAATGTATTATAGTGTTGAGGGGGGATGGGTTAAGGCTGTTGATGGATTGATCTTGGACGTTTATAAAAATGAGTGTGTTGGAGTTGTCGGCGAGTCCGGGTGCGGCAAATCGAGCCTCGCATTAACTATCATCAGGGTTTTACCCGCTAATTCAAGAATTTTTTCGGGAGAGATCCTTTTTGAAGGTGAAAATATACTTGGGCTATCTGAGGAGGATTTTAGAAAGCGAATAAGGTGGAAGAAGATTTCGATCGTTTTTCAGGGAGCAATGAACTCTTTGAATCCGGTAATAACGATAGGTGACCAGATAGTTGAAACTATACTTGCACATGAAAATGTGTCGAAGAAGGAGGCTTGGGAGAGGGCTGAAAACCTACTTAGATTAGTGGGCATAGACCCAAAAAGGGCGAAGAGCTATCCTTTTGAATTCAGCGGTGGAATGAAGCAGAGAGCTATGATAGCGATGGCTTTAGCCCTTAATCCCAGCCTCTTAATTGCCGACGAGATGACGACGGCTCTAGACGTGATAATTCAAGCCCAGATCATTAATCTGGTAGCCGACCTTAGGAGGAGACTGAACCTTTCATCCATAATAATATCGCATGATATACCATTAGTTTTTAGCAGCAGCGATAGGATTTTCGTGATGTATGCTGGAAAAATAGTCGAGTATGGATCTACAGAAGAAATATATTATAGTCCCATGCATCCATACACGTTTCTCCTCTTAGACAGCGTACCAGACATTAGGGGGAAGAGGCGCACCCTAGGCTTCATAGAAGGAGCCCCACCAAACCTATTAGACCCGCCCACCGGATGCCGCTTCCACCCGCGCTGCCCCTTCGCGGTCGACATATGTAGAAAAGAAGAGCCGGAAATGAGCGCCGTCTCCTCTTCCCATCATGTTGCGTGCCATAGGTTAGAGGAAATTACGTTAAAGAGGGCTCTTAAATGGGCGAGTTAG
- a CDS encoding ABC transporter ATP-binding protein, translating into MGELVKVNDLRKWFPVRTGLFSRSKRRYIYAVDGVSFSIREGEIFCLVGESGSGKTTTGRLLLRLEKPTSGEILFEGKSIYSLDKKGLKEFRRKAQMIFQDPFSSLDPRMSVFDNICEGLIIHKIGGSREERINIVSKALESVGLYPPENFLSKYPHELSGGQLQRIAIVSALVLGPKFIVADEPVSMLDMSTRGSVIKTMLDLRRNMNVTFLLITHDLGLVKYIGDRVAVIYLGKIVEKGDAEDLIDAPYHPYSQALISAVPSPDPSKKIRDVRIRGDITMSLEVAKGCRFAPRCTLADEKCREEEPELIEVSNDHYVACHKAQVGNQN; encoded by the coding sequence ATGGGCGAGTTAGTGAAGGTGAACGATCTTAGAAAATGGTTTCCGGTAAGAACCGGTCTTTTCTCGAGGTCTAAGAGAAGATATATTTATGCGGTTGACGGGGTAAGCTTCTCCATCCGCGAAGGAGAGATTTTTTGCCTCGTGGGCGAATCGGGCAGCGGAAAAACAACAACCGGTAGGCTGCTGCTTCGTTTAGAGAAGCCTACTTCAGGAGAGATCCTCTTTGAAGGAAAGAGCATATATTCGTTAGACAAGAAAGGGCTGAAAGAGTTTAGAAGAAAAGCCCAGATGATTTTCCAAGACCCGTTCAGCTCGCTTGATCCCAGAATGAGCGTTTTTGATAATATATGTGAGGGGCTCATCATACATAAGATCGGCGGCAGCAGAGAAGAGCGAATCAACATCGTATCTAAGGCTCTAGAGAGCGTAGGCCTATACCCGCCGGAAAACTTTCTCTCCAAATATCCGCATGAGCTCAGCGGAGGTCAGCTCCAGAGAATAGCTATTGTTTCAGCGCTGGTTTTAGGACCAAAATTTATTGTTGCGGATGAACCGGTCTCAATGCTAGATATGTCGACCCGCGGCTCAGTGATAAAAACTATGTTGGATTTAAGGAGAAATATGAACGTGACTTTTCTCTTAATAACCCACGACTTAGGTTTAGTGAAATATATCGGTGACAGGGTTGCCGTCATATATCTGGGCAAGATAGTTGAGAAGGGCGATGCGGAAGACCTTATAGATGCGCCATATCATCCCTACTCTCAAGCATTAATTTCAGCAGTTCCATCACCCGACCCCAGCAAAAAGATTAGAGATGTGCGGATCAGAGGCGACATAACCATGTCGCTTGAAGTGGCTAAGGGATGCAGGTTTGCCCCGAGATGCACGCTTGCCGACGAAAAATGCAGAGAGGAAGAGCCGGAACTAATAGAAGTGTCTAATGACCATTATGTCGCATGCCATAAGGCTCAGGTCGGCAACCAAAACTAG